The proteins below are encoded in one region of Segatella copri:
- a CDS encoding YitT family protein: MTPPRPLWKSVQDYVLIAIGMISYAIGWNVFLLPTNVTASGLPGISSIIYWATGCPVQIPYFIVNATLLICAFKILGAKFCVKTVYAVIVVTILTSFFSSRLGDFHLLENQPLWAAFLGAVFCGCGIGLGFSVGGSTGGTDIIAAIVNKYRDISLGRVIMICDIFIISSSYLVVHDWEKVLYGYVVLCVQAFCIDQVVNSRRRSVQFFIISQKYEEIGKRINVDADRGVTVVNASGFYSGQDVKMLFVLAKQRQAPAIFRLISEIDPHAFVSQSAVIGVYGEGFDKIKYKSKKEHGV, from the coding sequence ATGACTCCTCCTCGACCCTTGTGGAAGTCTGTACAAGACTATGTTTTGATTGCGATAGGTATGATATCCTACGCTATTGGATGGAACGTGTTCCTCTTGCCAACCAATGTAACAGCAAGCGGACTTCCTGGTATCTCCAGTATTATCTATTGGGCCACCGGTTGCCCTGTGCAAATTCCGTATTTTATCGTCAACGCCACCTTATTAATATGTGCGTTCAAGATTTTGGGAGCAAAGTTCTGTGTCAAGACTGTTTATGCCGTTATAGTGGTAACCATCTTGACCTCTTTCTTCTCCAGCCGTTTAGGTGATTTTCATCTTTTGGAAAACCAACCTTTATGGGCTGCTTTCCTGGGTGCCGTTTTCTGTGGCTGCGGAATCGGACTCGGTTTCTCTGTTGGTGGAAGTACGGGTGGTACGGATATCATCGCAGCCATCGTCAACAAGTATCGCGACATTTCTCTAGGTAGAGTGATTATGATATGCGACATCTTCATCATCAGTTCCAGCTATCTGGTGGTACACGATTGGGAGAAGGTGTTATATGGTTATGTAGTTCTTTGCGTTCAGGCATTCTGCATCGACCAGGTGGTAAACAGCAGAAGACGAAGCGTACAGTTCTTTATCATTTCACAGAAGTATGAGGAGATAGGCAAGCGCATCAATGTAGATGCTGATAGGGGAGTAACGGTGGTGAATGCCAGCGGTTTTTATTCGGGTCAGGATGTGAAGATGCTTTTCGTGTTAGCCAAGCAGCGTCAGGCTCCTGCTATCTTCCGTCTTATCAGCGAGATTGATCCCCATGCCTTTGTCAGTCAGAGTGCCGTTATCGGTGTGTATGGTGAAGGTTTTGACAAGATTAAATATAAAAGCAAAAAAGAGCACGGAGTTTAA
- a CDS encoding ATP-binding protein → MNQNMKRLPYGINDFEAVIEQNQYYVDKTMYLPLLENQPSNIFFIRPRRFGKSIFLSMLHAYYDCSKKEKFQTLFGDLWVGKHPTPLQGKFQILHLDFSYVGGSIDKLEENFNMYLRVKLDGFMRVYQEFYPEDVKEKFFKSDSATEKLALLQDETATKNLPLYLIIDEYDNFTNTVLNEQGENVYWAITHADGFYRDVFKKFKGMFERIFITGVSPVTLDDVTSGFNIGWHISTKPEFNQMLGFSMEEVRKMFAYYKEVGGIPAASDIEAMIDEMKPWYDNYCFSEDALHTQSKVFNSDMVIYYLRNYIDRGEAPKQMIDPNTKTDYNKMKKLLQLDKLDGDRKGVIRTIAETGQIVAPLTETFSAYRLTDPQIFTSLLFYYGMLTIKGTRGDKMILGIPNNNVRKQYYGYLMDLYEERSYVDTNQLTDYYYDMAYEGKWREGLQFMADAYSKVSSVRDGIESERNLQGFFMAYLNLNNYYYTAPELELNHGYCDFFLLPNLTHYATKHSYILELKVLSKKDYESKPEDGKLSKAEAQWQEAEEQIKRYAAAPRVEALRQGTTLHKIIMQFVAGKLVRMEEVVC, encoded by the coding sequence ATGAATCAGAATATGAAACGTTTGCCTTACGGCATCAATGACTTTGAGGCTGTTATAGAGCAAAATCAATATTATGTGGATAAGACGATGTATTTGCCTTTGTTGGAAAACCAACCTAGTAACATCTTCTTTATTCGTCCACGCCGGTTTGGTAAGAGCATATTCCTGAGTATGCTCCATGCTTATTACGACTGTAGCAAGAAAGAGAAATTTCAAACTCTTTTCGGTGATTTATGGGTAGGTAAGCATCCTACTCCTTTACAGGGGAAGTTTCAGATTCTTCACCTTGATTTCTCGTATGTAGGTGGTAGTATCGACAAGTTGGAGGAAAACTTCAATATGTATCTTCGTGTCAAATTAGATGGCTTCATGCGAGTTTATCAGGAATTTTATCCAGAAGATGTTAAGGAGAAGTTCTTTAAGTCTGATTCTGCTACGGAGAAATTAGCTTTGCTTCAGGATGAGACTGCCACCAAGAACCTTCCTCTCTATCTGATTATCGATGAATATGACAATTTCACCAATACTGTGCTCAATGAGCAGGGTGAGAATGTATATTGGGCAATCACCCATGCCGATGGCTTCTACCGTGATGTCTTCAAGAAGTTCAAGGGTATGTTTGAACGTATTTTCATCACAGGTGTCAGTCCTGTTACCTTGGACGATGTGACGAGTGGGTTCAATATTGGCTGGCATATCTCCACCAAGCCAGAGTTCAATCAGATGTTGGGCTTCTCCATGGAGGAAGTACGCAAGATGTTTGCTTATTACAAGGAAGTGGGAGGTATTCCTGCAGCAAGCGATATCGAGGCGATGATAGACGAGATGAAACCTTGGTATGATAACTATTGTTTTTCTGAGGATGCTCTGCATACTCAGAGTAAGGTGTTCAATAGTGATATGGTCATCTATTATCTCCGAAATTATATAGATAGGGGAGAAGCTCCAAAGCAGATGATAGACCCAAACACAAAGACTGACTACAACAAGATGAAGAAACTTCTTCAGTTGGATAAGTTGGATGGCGACCGCAAAGGTGTTATCCGCACGATAGCCGAGACGGGGCAGATTGTGGCTCCTTTGACAGAAACCTTTTCTGCCTATAGGTTGACCGACCCTCAGATATTTACGAGTCTGCTGTTTTATTATGGTATGTTGACCATCAAGGGAACTCGTGGCGATAAGATGATATTGGGTATTCCAAACAATAATGTCCGTAAGCAGTACTATGGCTATTTGATGGACTTGTATGAGGAAAGGTCATACGTAGATACCAATCAACTTACTGATTATTATTATGATATGGCGTACGAGGGTAAGTGGCGTGAAGGATTACAGTTTATGGCAGATGCCTATTCCAAGGTATCGTCAGTTCGTGACGGCATAGAGTCGGAGCGTAATCTTCAAGGTTTCTTCATGGCATATCTGAATTTGAACAATTACTATTATACCGCACCGGAGCTAGAGTTGAACCATGGCTATTGTGATTTTTTCCTTTTGCCAAATCTTACTCATTATGCTACGAAGCATAGTTATATCCTGGAGCTGAAGGTGTTGTCGAAGAAAGATTACGAGTCAAAGCCAGAGGATGGCAAACTTTCTAAGGCAGAAGCACAATGGCAAGAGGCTGAGGAACAAATCAAGCGATATGCCGCAGCTCCAAGGGTCGAGGCGCTGCGCCAGGGTACAACGCTCCATAAAATCATCATGCAGTTTGTAGCAGGTAAGTTGGTGAGGATGGAGGAAGTGGTATGTTGA
- a CDS encoding IS1380 family transposase, with protein sequence MAKIQIKSEKLTPFGGIFSIMEQFDALLAQTIDSTLGLRCTMFGYQYSEILRSLMCVYLCGGSCIEDVTTHLMKHLSLHPTLRTCSADTILRAIEELTFKSITYKSASGKSYDFNTADKMNCLLVNALLATGQLKSGQEYDFDFDHQFIETEKYDAKPTYKKFLGYSPGVAVINDMIVGIENRDGNTNVRFNQRETLERIFKRLEASEIYISRARMDCGSCSEEIVDMVEAHCRHFYIRANRCSSFYDSMFALTGWKTVEINGIEFELNSILVEKWKGKPYRLVIQRQRRIDGYLDIWEGEYTYRCILTNDYKSSARDIVEFYNLRGGKERIFDDMNNGFGWNRLPKSFMAQNTVFLLMTALIRNFYKAIMQRLKTHEFGLRATSRIKTFVFKFISVPAKWIKTSRRHVLNIYSDNNAYANLFKTDFG encoded by the coding sequence ATGGCAAAGATACAAATAAAATCTGAGAAACTCACTCCTTTTGGGGGAATTTTTTCGATTATGGAGCAATTTGATGCTCTTTTAGCTCAAACCATAGATTCCACCTTGGGATTGAGATGCACTATGTTTGGTTATCAATATAGCGAGATTCTACGCTCTCTGATGTGCGTATATCTTTGTGGTGGCTCATGTATTGAGGATGTTACAACTCACCTGATGAAACATTTGTCTCTTCATCCAACTCTTCGCACTTGCAGCGCAGACACCATATTACGTGCTATCGAAGAACTGACTTTTAAGAGCATCACCTATAAGTCTGCTTCTGGCAAATCCTATGATTTCAATACTGCAGACAAGATGAACTGCTTACTGGTCAATGCCCTGCTTGCTACTGGTCAATTGAAATCCGGTCAAGAGTATGATTTTGACTTTGACCATCAGTTCATTGAAACAGAGAAGTATGATGCAAAACCAACCTACAAGAAGTTCTTGGGCTATAGTCCAGGGGTGGCAGTCATTAACGACATGATTGTCGGTATTGAAAATAGAGACGGTAACACAAACGTGCGCTTCAACCAAAGAGAGACTTTGGAAAGAATCTTCAAGCGATTGGAGGCTTCGGAAATATATATTTCTCGTGCCCGCATGGATTGCGGCTCATGTTCGGAGGAAATCGTAGATATGGTAGAGGCTCATTGCAGGCATTTTTATATTCGTGCCAACAGATGCTCTTCTTTCTACGATTCCATGTTTGCCTTAACTGGATGGAAAACTGTTGAAATCAACGGTATTGAGTTTGAGTTGAATTCTATCCTTGTTGAGAAATGGAAAGGAAAACCGTATCGTCTTGTCATACAGAGACAAAGGCGAATAGATGGATACCTTGACATTTGGGAAGGCGAATATACCTACAGATGTATACTGACTAACGATTACAAGTCGAGTGCAAGAGACATCGTGGAATTCTACAATCTTCGTGGTGGCAAGGAACGCATCTTCGATGACATGAACAATGGCTTTGGCTGGAATCGATTGCCAAAATCGTTCATGGCACAGAATACTGTATTCCTGCTTATGACAGCTCTCATCAGAAACTTCTACAAAGCTATTATGCAGAGATTGAAAACCCATGAATTTGGATTGCGTGCCACCAGCAGAATCAAGACCTTTGTTTTCAAGTTCATCTCTGTTCCTGCGAAATGGATTAAGACATCACGTAGGCATGTATTGAACATTTACTCAGACAACAATGCTTATGCCAACCTGTTCAAGACAGACTTTGGTTAA
- a CDS encoding adenine-specific methyltransferase EcoRI family protein — protein MKDIETEMEAYLDYNPNVFRGKTVLLPCDDPEWSNFTKYFAQNFEELGLKKLISTSYAINSKVIKAGIQTSFLETTSPKFDKSKTNTHGKIFVLEKDTTGDGKINLEDLEWDYLEGDGDFRSEEVKKLRDEADIIVTNPPFSLFREFLAWIVEADKQFIIIGNINCVTYKEVFPLLRDNKVWMGCTIHSGDREFGVPDEYPLEAAGCRIDENGKKYIRVKGVRWYTNIDHGRRHNPLSLMSMADNIKYSKHKDIQGKKYQHYDNYDAIEIPYTDAIPCDYENLMGVPVTFLDKYCPEQFDIIWQACGNTRASAPKKILDEVGYTIHPEDRGGCGVVNNKRQYARILIRKKQS, from the coding sequence ATTAAGGATATAGAAACCGAAATGGAAGCCTATCTCGATTACAATCCAAATGTATTTCGTGGCAAGACGGTTCTTCTGCCTTGCGATGACCCGGAGTGGAGTAATTTCACAAAGTATTTTGCACAGAATTTTGAAGAACTAGGCTTGAAGAAACTCATCTCAACGAGCTATGCTATCAATAGCAAGGTTATCAAAGCAGGAATTCAAACATCCTTTTTGGAAACAACTTCTCCAAAGTTTGACAAGTCTAAGACTAATACCCATGGTAAAATTTTCGTTTTAGAAAAAGACACTACTGGCGATGGTAAAATCAATCTTGAAGACTTGGAGTGGGACTATCTTGAAGGAGATGGTGATTTCAGAAGCGAAGAGGTTAAAAAGTTAAGAGATGAAGCGGATATTATTGTAACCAATCCACCATTCTCGCTTTTTAGAGAGTTTCTTGCATGGATTGTTGAGGCTGATAAGCAGTTTATCATTATTGGAAATATAAATTGTGTTACCTATAAAGAAGTATTCCCATTGCTTAGAGATAATAAGGTTTGGATGGGATGTACAATCCATAGTGGAGACCGTGAATTTGGAGTTCCAGATGAATATCCTTTGGAAGCAGCAGGATGCAGAATTGACGAAAATGGAAAGAAATACATTCGTGTAAAAGGGGTAAGATGGTACACTAATATAGACCATGGTCGTCGCCACAATCCATTGTCTTTGATGTCTATGGCTGATAACATTAAATATAGTAAGCATAAGGATATTCAAGGAAAAAAGTATCAGCATTATGACAATTATGATGCCATTGAAATTCCGTATACAGATGCAATTCCTTGTGATTACGAGAATTTAATGGGTGTGCCAGTTACCTTTCTTGATAAATATTGTCCAGAGCAATTTGATATTATTTGGCAAGCATGTGGAAATACAAGAGCTTCTGCACCTAAGAAAATATTAGATGAAGTCGGATACACCATTCATCCAGAGGATAGAGGTGGATGTGGAGTCGTAAATAATAAGCGACAATATGCTCGAATATTAATCCGTAAAAAACAATCATAA
- a CDS encoding HNH endonuclease family protein, producing MEKKLKIYTVKELCEGFTYSEVDGKGLYGLAGKLTIQPEYQRNYLYSENHSEKEAAVIDSVLKGYPLGLLYFNKLPDGRLEVLDGQQRITSLGRYLIRKFSIMRNNKPYKIFSLDDEERELIENTELIAYICEGTESEIKEWFEIINIGGIKLNDQEKLNAIYSGPFVSAARKEFSNKEDSHMQKWGCYISGSANRQEILQEALRWVSHGNIKDYMQEHRRDTDINELKLYFNDVISWIEQTFDDVYPKMKGLNWGELYEKYHTTPYDHIKVSQKVKELYNDPCVQDKKNVFEYVLGGCKDTRLLNVRVFDDNTKRRVYERQTADAKKKHESNCRLCACGDGPNKDKIWALKEMDADHVQAWSKGGATDESNCQMLCKTHNRSKGNR from the coding sequence ATGGAAAAGAAGTTGAAAATATATACAGTAAAGGAGTTATGTGAAGGTTTTACATATAGTGAAGTTGACGGAAAGGGGTTGTATGGTTTAGCGGGTAAGCTAACCATACAGCCAGAGTATCAGCGCAACTATCTCTATAGTGAGAATCATAGTGAGAAAGAAGCCGCTGTTATAGATTCCGTCTTGAAGGGATATCCTTTAGGTTTGCTCTATTTCAACAAACTTCCTGATGGACGTTTAGAGGTACTTGATGGACAGCAACGCATTACAAGCCTTGGTAGGTACTTGATAAGAAAGTTTTCTATCATGAGAAATAACAAACCGTATAAAATCTTTTCGTTGGATGATGAAGAACGAGAACTCATAGAGAATACAGAGTTAATCGCATACATTTGCGAAGGCACGGAGTCAGAAATCAAGGAATGGTTTGAAATTATCAATATCGGTGGTATCAAGCTCAATGATCAGGAGAAACTGAATGCGATTTATTCCGGACCTTTCGTTAGTGCAGCCCGAAAGGAGTTTAGTAATAAGGAAGATAGTCATATGCAGAAATGGGGATGCTACATCTCTGGCTCAGCCAACAGACAGGAAATTCTGCAAGAAGCCTTGAGATGGGTTAGTCATGGCAACATCAAGGATTATATGCAGGAGCATCGTCGTGATACCGATATCAATGAACTCAAACTATATTTCAACGATGTCATTTCATGGATAGAGCAGACCTTTGATGATGTCTATCCCAAGATGAAGGGATTGAATTGGGGAGAACTCTACGAAAAGTACCATACTACTCCATACGATCATATCAAGGTTTCACAAAAGGTGAAGGAACTATATAACGATCCTTGCGTTCAAGATAAAAAGAACGTATTTGAATATGTGCTTGGCGGTTGTAAGGATACAAGACTTCTGAATGTCCGTGTCTTCGATGATAATACCAAGCGCAGGGTTTATGAACGTCAGACGGCAGATGCCAAAAAGAAGCATGAAAGCAATTGTCGTCTTTGTGCTTGTGGCGATGGTCCCAATAAGGATAAAATTTGGGCATTAAAGGAAATGGATGCCGACCATGTACAAGCATGGAGCAAAGGTGGAGCCACAGATGAAAGCAACTGTCAGATGCTCTGCAAGACGCATAACCGTTCGAAAGGCAACAGATAA
- a CDS encoding DUF5640 domain-containing protein, with translation MKKYLFLMLLLFVGAFATTAFTSCSSDDDDSKVQDLSIVGTWKDQSRTKDAVWTFNKDGKGYCEENMSAISYKIAFTFTFDGNTLAISSKGNGKTYNQAYKVIINKVNLIKATGENGETLSLEKIK, from the coding sequence ATGAAAAAGTATTTATTTTTAATGTTGCTCCTGTTTGTTGGAGCATTTGCAACGACAGCTTTCACAAGCTGCAGTTCTGACGATGATGATTCTAAGGTTCAAGATTTAAGTATTGTTGGTACCTGGAAAGATCAGTCTAGGACAAAGGATGCTGTATGGACCTTCAACAAAGATGGAAAAGGTTATTGTGAAGAGAATATGTCAGCGATATCCTATAAAATTGCTTTCACATTTACCTTTGATGGTAATACACTGGCAATTTCTTCAAAAGGCAATGGGAAGACATATAACCAAGCTTATAAAGTTATCATTAACAAAGTTAATTTGATTAAGGCAACAGGTGAAAATGGTGAAACTTTGTCCTTGGAGAAAATAAAATAA